From Montipora foliosa isolate CH-2021 unplaced genomic scaffold, ASM3666993v2 scaffold_452, whole genome shotgun sequence:
aacagacaccgtttctctcgaattttctggaaaaatcctaagatttctacttcacactgttttccccACTGAAATGTGTCTTCTCCCTCtccaatgttgagccacgcgtgttttgaagcactgagaccactgtgatacccaaatcaacattggggaaggggaaaccGCCTCAAGTGTTTCAAGAGTTTTGACGACTATTGTAGTTCCAGAAGCCATTGAAATCCAGTGTTCTGATTGGGCGGAAATTTTCTGGCAAGGTATTCTTTTTCTGTCCAATCGGCGATCAGCATATCTCGCCCTCCTTTCGTTACTTCTTACGCCAGTATAGGCTTAGCTacaaaaatccggatttttttttgagatttttagaCCTTCAAAAGATTTTGGACATTTTTAGATGAATTTAGTAAGTTCCAAGATTTTAGAAGTTTTAGAGCCCAAAACAATCTGTAAAATGTATCAAAAATTAATTTAGAGATaggaattagaaaaaaaaacatgtttttgggAAAAATTAAGTATAATGAGCAGAACGAAGAACTTTCATGGCTTCATGTACACCGGTTTTACCATTCAGTTAAGTATCCCACAATTTTGTTACAGTTAGCTATTTAGAGGCACCACGATAATCGCTAATCACACTGAACTTACGTTATCCACAATATATATTGTGTAGGCGGCTTGTTTTAAGCTATAAGGATCTTGAAACGTTGACATTTTGCATTAAAATTTTAGACCATTTTTGGGAGATTATGCGGATAGATTTTTAGGCCATATTTTTCGGGATTATTGTAGCTAAGCCTTCACCAACAGGTATACGGTCAATCTGCTGTCGGCTATATTTTCTATCGTTCTGCTTGTCTCGATCGTTTGACAGAGTATCCTGGCTACAGAGGAAAGTTTTGGTAGCAAGGGCCCCACAAGCTCAGAAATCGACAAATTGAACTCAAATTCAACCAACAATCACTTGTAAGGAACTAGAAAAATCAAGATGAAGACTGATCGCAGGTATCATGATAAACTTATAATCGTTGTGGTTTGTAATGGGCTTCTTTCCTCCAGGTGTACTTACGGGCAGAAGACCGCTCCTGAAAGTTTTCGGGGCAATGGAATTTCTTGTGGACGGGCCAGACATGTTTGCCGATCGGGCGTGTAGCACGCAGCGACTTAATATTTTGCTCGCAGAATCCAACCTTGCAATCGactgttaaagtaattttcccGTTATCGTCTCTTGACTTTGGGTGATCATTAAGGACCAGGTTAAGTGGGTCATTGAGCTTGAAGGCTGCTTTTGTGGGGAAACGTAAAGAGAAAGACCACAGATAATGCATGTAGATGGTCAAGTATACTACATGTACCCTTTGAAAGCAAGGGTGTAATTTTATCTTTCTGAGTTTACTCAATGGGAATTTCATTTAGCAGAAGGTAGGCTTCTGAAGTGCTTGTAGCTGACAAAAAGTGGCGACTTTACTTTTGAGCCACCTACTTCTCAGTGAAAAGGTTCCCATGCTTTTAAAGGGCTGTTTAAATCCTCATTTTAAAAAGCCACCTACTGCTTACATCCTAGCCAGCTACTCTAAAACTGATTATTTTGACTTTGTCGGGCATTGTGGCGTATTTTGCGGGCGAGAATGGAGAATTTGGCGGTCTAAATTTTAAAGCCCGCCGCAATAAACCAATTAAAAGTATGACCTTATGCAATAGTACAATTAATTTCAACACTTACTTAAAagctttatggaaatttcctTCATCTCTTATAATAATACTTTTGATGGCTCAAATGGAAAGATTTTGTAATTTCTAGCCAGCTTCGCTTGATGGTGTATTTTCATTCTTGTCATTGTTCAGACTGTTTTGTTGTCTAAATGCCCTCCAAAGTGATAATAATGGTAATGCGCCGAtaaaaacttcaacatcccccacCCCGGGCAAACCcggggcatttgactatcttcagAGCCCGGGGAGTAGGGAATTTGGCCTGTAcgtgcgtggggtggggaaaattgaacccgAAGTGTCAgatttgaaatgattttctttcttttcgggcgccgaagtcggtaacagctttaaaatacggaagagatatagcatttgtgagcgattagCTTGCAAAAACGGTCTTCAAAAGTttttattaaagacaacaggagccgacgacgattttTCTGTAGTAGGGTATGACAACGAGCTAGTCCATTGTACAATCTTATCTTTCATTAAATCTAAGCTATCGAATGTTTCGAGTCCACCCCCTGTTGTGCCGGATAAACAACCTGGGCGGATACTGCTGCCATTGACCGCTCAAAGACCAAAAGTCTGCTGACGTCTTCAGGAAACAATTCAACAACCTTGGCAACAGAATCAGAACACCTCTACAGCCTGTCTATACTAGTCATAAACTGGGTGATGCACTTAACGTAGAAGAACAAAACCCctctctgatcaatcaacacagtttggtctacaaattttcatgtcctcTTTGCGATGCCGAGTACATTGGCCTCacaactcgacatctttttcagagaatTGAAGAACACTGTCATAGTTCTTCATCCATTtgcagacatcttcaacaagatcatgataCCAGCCTTAGATCTCTTGACTTActcaagaattttgcagttctgaagaaatgccaaggaaagatggactgCCTGTtatacgagatgctcctgattaaaaagtacagaccGAGTCTTTAACATCCAGTCACactcaatacgtgctaaagtattcacttgactttgggttttcctttgtgtgagaTTACTGcatgattcactggcttaggacaatagactattgttttcggTTTAGTTTTgtctacttacttatgtaaattttcttcattttcttgataatgatgacaggatgtcatcgaaacgtctgtccgcgttagtttttcaaATTGGTGGACTGCCGAGAATTTAGTATGCCGTCTTGGGATTTTATAATACCATTGACAACTGAggaatttcaaaatttcctgaCATCGCgttggatctggaaaataaccataCAGGAAGGAAGTTACCTACGATGGCAATAAAGTAAGgtttttttaattgagaattttatcatataattatcttcttaagccttttatggggattctcatacaaatcatTATATTTTTGTCCGCCATGCCGGGCTTCTGACCAAACTGATCTTGGGTGCCTGTCTCCGGTCAAGAGGCCTCAATCTtgaacccaattcaaatcccccgggattaagattctttgtgtattgcatttgaaTGATAATGTAGCTTTCGTATCTAAATGATATGCATTGGAaatatctggaaaaaaaaaacgtttaattCCCAAAGAggttgaattgggtacaacattgagttagctgattAAGTCTATTAACTTTTACTGACAATTACAGGCACCAGCTAATTACCATATGCAACTTGAATGACCACGAAACTCAGCCAATATTTAACCGTAACGTGGACCACCACAGGCATCCTACGTGGTAAAGTTGCATACAAGTGCATCTTTTAACATACAATAAAAATACGAAATGCTATAGAAGACCTAAATTACGTCAGTAAAACATTATAGCTTTTAAGTGCAAATGTTGTTTCAAGTAaagatatgatcctcgcagttatgaactcaaattttgcaattgcgtagagaagcctgacgaattcaggacttcaacgggagtcctgaatttttcaggcttctgtacgcaattgcaaaaattgcgttcataactgcgaggatcatatctttacttgatttcatatccgcagttcatatatgatacatttcatatatcatttcatcgttaccTGGGAGTTTATTAGGCCAAATGTTATTACATTTAGAACTTTATTCATTTGCATCTAGGGTCAGAAAAAGTTAATTAGATACAAGAGTGTccttatggcatgggtgggctgcagcacagtcacaaatgatcCTATTCTTATAATAACCGTTCCCACGGAAATTAGTTGCCATGTCCCTGAAAAACCTGGCAGATGCAGTCATGCGTGACATGGCTTTTTCCTGATGGAAGACcatagacagcaatgaccagaaccaggttgctaaccagcggttttcgttaaaataaTGGTTAGCTGGGGGTACTCAGTCTCGCGgactcagaaaacctggttgtaaTCACTGTTTtttaaggtttttttctttcctgataggccttattcacgatagccgccattttggttttcaaattgtcatgcaaattagccacgtgttatgctggggggcaaacattggaaaaaaggcaaattgcggaaaatcggctcttcgaaatattgaaataactttGCTTAAAGtatattttagaatttagaattacttaccttttataataattttatataaaaatacCGTAGTTGTAGTCAGGCATGATAAAAAGAATTAAGAAACTTGTTGTCAGGATTTTGACCTTGACGACGTCAAGGTCATTGACCGTTGTCCCCAATGgggaaaaagattatttttagaaGCGTGGCATTCAATTCGCGAACCTAATTCTATTAATGAACACGTTTACTTTCCGGACATTTACAAGGCCCTTGGCAATCCCAAGTGACGTTTCTACGGCTTTTTAAGCACTCATTTTGTAttcgtaagccattttatgctgaagaaggtcATAGTATTTTGACCGAAAGGTCTTTTTATataagttttttagtcagtgacaacaagttttttaattttttttataattttatatcttttgattgcctttgacattttgtcTTTCTATTTCGTtagctgctcatttttcactaaaaaaaacgtcgagttaacttgtgtaatcattctattttactgcttaggagataaaaattcaatgaaagtgaaacaaatcatttgtgtggctaagatgttcattgtaacctctcgaactttgtgtcgtttgccccctcagaagtttgtagctaatttgcatgataatagcaaatccaacatggcgcgCCTTTGTATCTTGTCCTTATCTGTATATGTTCGAAATATCACAAACAGATTCTAACAACTGAAGCCTTGCACTCCAAACGCAATTCCGATACAGTGGCTAGATACTTTATACGAAGCCGTAGAATTTGCAACTATGCGAAGGATACCTTTTGTAGTCTTGTGCTGGTGTTATTTTCACGTGGCTCGCACAATGTGTGGAGTAAGCCCCGCGGTCTCAGTTACTGACGGTGTTACGCAAGCGTCTGTTATTTTCCAGAGCAAAAGACAAGTGACACGAACCGCTGGCATGGTTGCAACAGCGTTTACTTTGTGCTGGCTTCCGACCTtcattatgaattttgtgcgggTAGTTTCGGGAACGGATCGTGTTCATCGGGGACACGTTCTGTTCGAAATTGCCATGTTCGGCGCATTTATCAATGAGGCCGTTAACCCTATTATCTACTGTGCTTTTAATGGAAATATCAGAGCAAAACTTCGCCCAGGAAACCTGTGTAATCACATTGAAAACATTTCTGGTTCAACAAATAAGGTTAGTCAAGCAACAAACCACAACATCATGACCCATGACGAGGGAGTTCAAATGAGATTCAGAAACATTTATCCCAACAAACCGTAGTCATGGATGCAATGCATACTACGCAAAGGTGATTCCCTGAAGTCGACTCTCAAGGAACAACAACAGGTAGTTTATGAACGACTGACGACCGCTGCAGCGACTACAACCGCCgaccggttggctcagttggttgagcattggactACTGTCCGGTCAGACCAACAGGGTGTTTAAATAATtggggagaaagtgctgccttagtAATGACGTCCGCAAATAGTTAGACTCTCTagttttctcggataaggacgataaaccgtaagcCCCTCGTCTCACAACACGTTCACGTTCATAAGACGGACGTAACAGAACCCATGGCCACACGTTATTTGCAAAGAATAGGGCGCGGAGTTCTCGTTCTTGTAGTCTGTCCAACCATTATTTGACTCAATTGgcgttaattattaatttcagtttaaagtGTCCCCAATTCGTGCTCTAGCGCTAGAGCCACTAGACACTGAAAAGAAGTTTctatcctttcctttcctttccttccggCTCTGTTGTATATATCGTGGTTGGGATGGTAAAttttcggagatattagctacaagcactccaagctactctaaaacaTACCGTAAATGCTTTTGGTTCCGATCGACTACCACCTGAAGTCGCTCGCAGAACTGCTATTGCATTGTTGGTGgtttgaaatgaaagtttaatcttTGTCACTTGATCCACTGAGTTCGTTCATGGAGTAGGTTTATGGCCGGAGGGGACTTAACCCACTGACActtcaaacgccctaggacgcccccagttgacagcaaccggaagagaccaattcgcgtgccaggacagtgttgtctcccagatttttatattaATCATCTGTAATGAAAAAAGGATagttagcaatgtaaatgtggttatgtgaaaacaggttaaaagggaaacagctcacttccggttgccgtccgcggctcaaattttcaatttttcaaaaatttttaaaattaatgactcaaaaaaattaataacacaAGAACCACAAATGAGGTCAAAatcaggtaaaaaaaatctgacaAGATATTACATCTCAGTAACACAAAATATAGTGGTGTTATCGAATAATTATGATAACAGATATGTTATGTTCTCTGGCAAACAGACAACTGCACGCAAGATGGCGGATCAACTAAGAACTGTATTAATTCAAGAGCACATGGGTTTTACAATAACCGCATACATACTGCAGGCTCAGTATGAATTACTGACACTATAACAAATGTAACGATACACTATAACACCTCCCCGCAGAAATGTTGTGCGACAAGAAATGGAAGTACACTTCAACTGTTAAAAACACTCTAAATGATAAAAAGTTTAAGAAAAGGAACAAAACTATTAGAAGCACAGTTCAATGTCATTAAGGGGAGACTTAACggttttagtacatttcttcaACCAGTCTGTGTGGTGGTTTAGCAGCACTTTTGGACCGACGCGGAGCAGGGGTGGGAGGAATAGGTGTGCTTGGCGACTCCGCTGATTCAGATTCTTCGGGTGGGGGTGTACTGCTTCCGGTACTGGGAGAAGTAACGCCTTCTGTAGATTGATCAGATGTAACTTCGACAGAGCTGGAATGAGTCACAGCAGAACTGGGGGTCTTTTGAAGTACATCGTCAACATGTCTCCTCCAATTCCGTCCATTGTTCAACTGGACTTGAAAAGAAGTAGGTGATGATTGCTGTACGACAGTACCAGGTTGCCACTTCTGTCCCGATAGGTAGTCACGTTCTAGAACACAGTCGCCTACAGCTATCTCCCTGAACTTTGCAAACTTGTCGTGATTGCACTTCATTTTGTCCTGCTGGCCGGCCACGCGAGATCCAATATCGGGTGTAACCAAAGACAATCGAGTGCGAAGTTCTCGCTTCAAGAATAGCTTGGAAGGGGATGAGCCGGTTGTAGCGTATGGTGTGCCTCTGTAGGATAAGAGGAAATTCTGAATCCGTCGCTGTATAGAGCTTGCAGGATCGTCAGCTGATGACTCCATTGCATACTTGAAAGTCTGCACAAACCGCTCAGCCAACCCATTTGAGGAGGGATGGTAAGGGGAGACTAAAATTATCTGAATGCCATTTTGACGCAGGAACTCTTCATACTCTTTAGACTGGAAGGGTGGGTCGTTGTCGCTGACTTCTTGGGTTGGTAGACCgtattttgcaaaaatattaCGTATGGCATTAATGGTTGAGTTGgctgttgttgttttcatgAGACCAATCACTTCAGGCCACTTAGAGTGGGCGTCGACCATGATGAGGTAATGTTTTGCCTGATGGGTGGCAAAATCTGCCTGAACACGTTGCCATGGAGCTGTTGGCCAAGACCATGGAAGAAGCGGTGAGGCTGGAGGAGCCTTGCGGTTTTTGTTGCATGGTTGACATTCACGGGTAACCTGTTCAATCTCCTGATCTATTTTCGGCCACCAAACATGACTGCGTGCTATTGATTTCATGCGTGCAATTGCAGGATGGCCTTCATGTAATTCTGCCAGAATGGTTTGTCTTAAGGAAGGAGGTATGACAGTTCGCAGACCCCGCATAAGGCAGCCTAGCTCCACAGAGAGTTCGTGTCTGCGAGTGAAGTATGGCTTGAGGTCAGGATCGTCGCAGTGATTAATGGGCCAACCATTCTGCGTAAGCAACAGTGCTTTCGTTAACAAAGGGTTCCTATATGTGTCCTTGGCAATTTCTGCGGCAGAAACTGGGTGTCGTTTTAACTGCTGAGGAGCCACGTGGAAGATTTCCTCTTCCACACTTGCATCTTTCCTGTACTGAAGTGGGAGCCTTGAAAGGCGTCAGCGCTGGCTACTCAGCAGATGACTTGAACTCAATTTCGCAGTGGTACGAAGAGAGAAGAAGGGACCAGCGTTGCAGTCTAGCAGCAGCCAGAACTGGAGTCGCAGAATCCGGAGCAAATATTTTCAACAGGGGTTTGTGATCACTTCGCAGAGTAAACTTGCGCCCGAAGAGATACATGTAAAATTTAGTGACCCCAAAAATAATGGCAAGACCTTCCTTCTCGATCTGACTGTAGTTTTTCTCAGATGAGTTCAAGGACCTGGAGGCATATGCAATAGGTCGCTCATCACCATTAGGGAAGCGGTACGGTGAAATGTGACTGCTCCGATGCCATACTGGCTTGCATCGCTCTCAAGAATAACAGGAAGGCTCGGGTCATAATGAACCAATACATGAGAGGATGAGAGTGAGTCCTTGGCCTTTTTAAATGCCTCCTCGCACCGGGGGGACCACTTAAATTCTTGGTTACCTTGGAGAAGCTGATTGAGTGGTTGGAGGATAGAGCTCAGGTTTCGTATAAACTTGCCGTGATAATTGATCATTCCGACGAAGGCTCTCAGCTGGGTGAGGTTCTCAGGGCGTAGTGCTTGTCGGATGGCTTCTACCTTTTCCTCTGTAGGAGAAATGCCTCTGGCAGAGATGACACAGCCCATGTACATTACTGATTTCTGCATGAATTTGCATTTGCTTAGTTGAAGTCGCAAGCCATAATGGTCTAGACGGCCTAGGACGCAGTCTAAGTTCTTAATGTGTTcttccaagagaaaatgaggggacagagaaggaggctcccggtccagcccttgggatatgtcatgtccacgaaagttatttttagacgagcggaagtcttccgagacgtccgcatgctggCCTACCTCGATCCGatgcttgaaagaaaataaatattcatcagccttccacgtgcgccgtcattttctgttttcactaagaacctaagagcgaggcaagactgcatgcggacgtctcggatgacagacttcccctagaacaaagacttctaGGGCTGTACATAAGttgctcggcaacttttgagcaacttttcggATTTGGAGCAACTTTTAGTTCTTCGAGCAACTTTTCGGATTTcgagcattttttttcctttttgaataacTTTCTCGCCCTTTTAAGGCAATTTGTAACTAAAAACCACCCATTAAAGATTTAAAGTTCTAATTCAAACTTTTATGTATGGGATTCTGCGTAAAACACAGTGAAAATACCGGTcccctgggctgcctgtggtaacAGACGAAAGTGGTCAGCGgatatgctcaaaaattcaaaatggcggaggcgaGTGATAATTCATGCTCGAGTGAAGATGATGAATATTCAGATCCTTTGGAAGTAGCAGCTAGTGCTGGAGCTAGATTAAGTGTTCCAGAAAAAGCCAGTATCTCTCGGAAAAGAAAAGTGCCGACTAATCCAgccgaaaagaagagaaatgttCGTGGATCAGTCGATCCAAAAGTGTCCGCGTGGGATAGAATGAACGAGTTTAAGGACCAGTGCCTAACTACAGTGTCGGGAAATCTAAGATGTGACGCCTGCAGAGAaactctttccaaaaaaaagagtACTGTCAAGAAACATGTAGCATCCGTAAAGCACATCACAGCGCTAGAGAAGATTaagaaaagcaagaagaaagatcaaaatatcaaggatcttcttgcaaaaacaagcggaggagcaAAAGGATCCACATTACCCGAAGACATGAGGCTCTATCGATACGAGCTCGTGGAAGCTCTGCTGAAGGCAGGTATCCCTCTTTCAAAAGCCGACAGTTTGCgaccatttcttgaaaaatatggtCATCGCCTGACATCTCGGAACCATCTCGCAGAATTCATTCCCACGATTCATCAGAAGGAGATAGACTTAGTGAAATCCGAAATAGCTGCCAACAGTGCTTTTTCTGTGATCTTTGATGGGAGCACCAGGCTTGGGGAAGCGTTGGCAATTGTCGTCCGCTTCATTGACAAAGATTGGAATATACAGCAGAGGCTTCTCAAACTTGAAGTTCTAGCCAAGAGCATGAATGGGGAAGAGCTTGCTCAAAGACTGATTCAGTGCATGGCTGTGGAGTATAAAATACAGCCGAACCAGCTTCTAGCAGCAATGAGAGATGGTGCCTCAGTAAATGAGGCTGGATTGCGTCAAGTCGTGTTTTTCTTTCCCAATATTTTTAATGTCATCTGTTTCTCACACACAATCGACAATGTTGGGAAACACTTTGAATTTAGTGTCCTAGACACATTTTCTAGGTGTTGGAACACCATGTTTTCTCTAAGTCCAGCTGCCCGGCTGTTGTGGAAGACAAGAACTGGCACAGCAATGCGACTTCATTCCAAAACCAGATGGTGGAGCAAATGGGAAGTCCTCAATCAGGTAATGGAGTTTTTTGGGGACGTTGAGCCCTTCCTAAGAGAAAATGATAACCTGTCCCCTGTTTGCCGTGCAAGCCTGTTGGAGATTTTTGATGATCCAGTTACTGCTAGAGACTTAGACATTGAGCTTGCTGCTATGATTGATGCGGGCAAGCACTTTGTTCAAGCAACTTATTATCTTGAGGGGGATGGTCCCTTAGTATTTGCTTGCTATGAACGTTTGTCTGCATTAGCACATGCAATAGCCATTGACTCTTTTCCAAACACCGAGGCCAAAGCTCGCCAACATGCAGGTAGAAATATGGCATTGTACAACCAGTTAGTTGCCCAAGGAAAGGCATGCATCAATCCAGGCTTCCGCTTTTACCAACAGAAATTCAGTTTGCAGTTCCACAATGTTGTTCGTGCATTTAAGGCTGCACGCTTATGTTGCCCAGTACAGGTGCAAGCACTACGTCCAACTGCTGTATCAGTCCAGGAACTAAAGCAATTTACTTTCATTACTGATGAAGAGGTTGTACAGCTTGTGGAAGAGCTGCCAAACTATCTGGCCACTGCTGATGGTGCAGCCATTGAAACAGAAGAAGACAAAGTACAGTGGTGGGCTACACATGCCGCTGCTCTCCCAAATTGGTCTGCTGCAGTCAAAAAGATCTTGTTGGTGCAGCCTAGTTCAGCATCGGCTGAGCGAGTGTTTAGCCTGCTACAAAATGCATTTAGCAAGCAGCAAGAGGCAGCATTAGAGGAAACAGTGGAAACATCGGTCATGTTACGTTACAATGACAATAAGCGCACATGAAATCATGAATTATGTAGAGGGGTAGCTGGTGGTGCAAAACCTTCAGGGACagtgtaaatattgtaaatattgaaaaaacatggcTTTATACCACAAACACTCGTTGATGTCAGAGAAACTTTATATCCTTAATAAGCATATTagcaaagtttgttttgttcGAATACAATCACGTGGTTGGGTTGAGAGAGACTCAGTCTTACCATATtgatcagggctcgaaattgcgactcactggtcgccaatgcgactaaaaattGAGCGCTGGCGACTAAATTTTTAGAAGTGGTCGCCAACTGACGCCTCTTGTTTTGTCCGATAAGTAAAGAACATCACGAcacaacttttgttttatatcTTTATATTACAAAATCAATCGGAAATGGTAGCTAGTATATAACTCACCTTTCCGTTCCCTGTAAAATAATGTCTGAATGACCTGAATATTACAAGGTAATCGAAAAAATTGATACTCCGTTCACGGCACGCCATATTGCTTCAGCGGCTTCTTCTGAAACTGGGATTGCAAGCGCACTTCAACACAACGTACTTTACAATTTGAGTTGTAAATCAATCTCTtacaccaaaaaattgaaagcaacttttgagaaacttttggattttggggcaacttttgagcaacttttagaattttggagcaacttttgagcaacttttttggaaaattggagcaactttttgagaaaattggaGCAACTTAGGGACAGCCCTAGCctaaagacttccgctcgtctaaaaataactttcgtggacatgacatatcacggccaacgccctgagcctccgtctctgtcccctcattttctcttggttcttCGTCATCCTTGCCAGTAATAAGAATGTCATCTTGTATACTCGCCACCTGATCTAAACCCTGAAGGATGATGTCCATAGTGCACAGGAACCGAGAGGGTGAAGACGCAATACCGAAGGGTAACCTTTTGTAGCGGTAAAGACCTCTGTGCGTATTGATGGTAACGAACTGCTGGCTTTCAGGATCCAAAGGGAGCTGTTGGTAGGCACTCTTTATATCGAGCTTAGTGAAACGTTGTCCACCCCGCAGTTTCAAAAAGACATCCTCCGGGAGGGGAATAGGATACTGAGGGACGTGAAGCTGGGGGTTGACAGTAACCGCATAATCACCACAAGAGCGTGTAGTTCCATCTGCCTTGGGAACATGAACCATTGGGGTAGCCCATTCACTGAACTCCACCCGTTCGATAATGCCTTCTGACTCAAGACGGTTGTAATCAGCTTCAACAGCTTCCTGAAGAGCATAGGGAACAGAAGGAGCCTTGCAAAACTTGGGACGTGCGTCAGGTTCCAGCTCTAGTTTGGCTGTGATTCCTTTGACGGTTCCGAGGCCTGGTTTGAAAACGTTAGGGTGATTCCGGATAGTTGCGCGCAACTGGGAAGCCACGCCCTGTGGGAGGTCTGTCTCCGATACGCGAATATTGCAGATCTTCGTCCAGTCGAGTCTTATTTGGGACAGCCAGTCTCTTCCAAAAAGGGATGGGCCTGAGCCTTCAACAACAAGAAAGGGGACATCGGCGCTCTGGTCTTGGTACTTTAGGTGTGCAATAAGTTGCCCGTGTATCGTGAGTGGGTGTCCTGTGTATGCACGTAGGCGAGTATTGGACGGCATGAGGGGTGTACCACTGAAGTGTTTCTTGTAAGTATCTTCTGAAATAACTGAGATGCCTGCACCAGTGTCTAATTCCATCAAAAGAGAGGT
This genomic window contains:
- the LOC137989313 gene encoding uncharacterized protein; this translates as MAEASDNSCSSEDDEYSDPLEVAASAGARLSVPEKASISRKRKVPTNPAEKKRNVRGSVDPKVSAWDRMNEFKDQCLTTVSGNLRCDACRETLSKKKSTVKKHVASVKHITALEKIKKSKKKDQNIKDLLAKTSGGAKGSTLPEDMRLYRYELVEALLKAGIPLSKADSLRPFLEKYGHRLTSRNHLAEFIPTIHQKEIDLVKSEIAANSAFSVIFDGSTRLGEALAIVVRFIDKDWNIQQRLLKLEVLAKSMNGEELAQRLIQCMAVEYKIQPNQLLAAMRDGASVNEAGLRQVVFFFPNIFNVICFSHTIDNVGKHFEFSVLDTFSRCWNTMFSLSPAARLLWKTRTGTAMRLHSKTRWWSKWEVLNQVMEFFGDVEPFLRENDNLSPVCRASLLEIFDDPVTARDLDIELAAMIDAGKHFVQATYYLEGDGPLVFACYERLSALAHAIAIDSFPNTEAKARQHAGRNMALYNQLVAQGKACINPGFRFYQQKFSLQFHNVVRAFKAARLCCPVQVQALRPTAVSVQELKQFTFITDEEVVQLVEELPNYLATADGAAIETEEDKVQWWATHAAALPNWSAAVKKILLVQPSSASAERVFSLLQNAFSKQQEAALEETVETSVMLRYNDNKRT